One window from the genome of Pseudoalteromonas sp. '520P1 No. 423' encodes:
- the rnhA gene encoding ribonuclease HI: MQKNVEIYTDGSCLGNPGAGGYGAILIYKGHIKELSQGYTLTTNNRMELLAAIVGLEALTKPCVVSLTTDSQYVKQGIESWMQGWKKRNWQTSNKTPVKNIDLWQRLDQVNSQHDVSWHWVKGHTGHEQNERCDDLARDAANSKTLLVDLGYQPS, translated from the coding sequence GTGCAAAAAAATGTAGAAATTTATACCGATGGCTCTTGCTTAGGCAATCCTGGGGCAGGCGGTTATGGTGCCATCCTGATTTATAAAGGCCATATTAAAGAATTAAGCCAAGGATATACCTTAACTACCAATAATAGAATGGAGCTATTAGCCGCGATTGTCGGACTTGAAGCTCTGACTAAACCTTGTGTTGTATCATTAACCACAGATAGTCAGTATGTAAAACAAGGTATAGAGTCTTGGATGCAAGGTTGGAAGAAACGTAATTGGCAAACTTCAAATAAAACGCCGGTAAAAAACATTGATTTATGGCAGAGATTAGATCAAGTTAATAGCCAGCACGATGTGTCATGGCATTGGGTTAAAGGTCATACTGGCCATGAACAAAATGAGCGTTGTGATGATTTAGCAAGAGATGCAGCTAATAGCAAAACATTATTAGTCGATTTAGGATACCAACCAAGTTAA
- a CDS encoding TIGR03503 family protein, producing MKAIMSLLICLISPFVFAVEPEEALEVIQRDAGENEVKLFNNRFRIDHKVDEITLLFFRKRGSSPVILIRPDGSKMYATQGVTGEIEWYDDLTYDIIKIEKPMPGPWQAVGDILPESKIFVLSEIELHVDPLPELMFKGETIKLTGKLTNGGAPITSGHFRDVVTLDVDFVSTNNSEYKNFGAKTVRVAEFKDDGKGFDEYPGDAVFTGEFKLNFASGQWRPEFYLITPLVERRLVHESVMVEEAPFTYELELAKEQKSEHVLKIKIDNTQVDPKTVLFQGKIFYPNNEEQAFSIDANDSANREIRLINYDWGDYSVELSAFGTNINGREFMTTLENYTFSIERPIEEEEQKAEIIPPIQSDLKLDEINSELIEQQQASEIETSKLISIIIIGNVVILILGGVFFRLVVQKKPLFKFNFKFKSKKSTAEEEFSFDDSNEKSKNGRKSNDSDEILNLSISDD from the coding sequence ATGAAAGCGATAATGAGTTTATTAATATGTTTAATTAGCCCATTTGTATTTGCTGTTGAGCCCGAAGAGGCTTTAGAAGTAATTCAAAGAGATGCCGGTGAAAATGAGGTTAAACTCTTTAATAACCGCTTTAGAATAGATCATAAAGTTGATGAGATTACTTTGCTCTTTTTTAGAAAACGCGGCTCTTCACCCGTTATTTTAATTCGCCCTGACGGCAGTAAAATGTATGCGACTCAAGGCGTGACAGGTGAAATTGAATGGTATGATGATTTAACCTACGACATTATTAAAATAGAAAAACCTATGCCAGGGCCATGGCAAGCTGTTGGTGATATCCTTCCCGAAAGTAAAATTTTTGTATTAAGTGAAATAGAACTTCATGTTGATCCCCTCCCCGAGCTGATGTTTAAAGGCGAGACGATAAAACTAACAGGCAAACTAACAAATGGCGGTGCGCCTATCACCTCAGGGCATTTTAGAGACGTTGTTACCCTTGATGTTGATTTTGTCAGTACTAATAATAGTGAGTATAAAAACTTTGGTGCTAAAACCGTTAGGGTTGCGGAATTTAAAGATGATGGTAAAGGCTTTGATGAGTACCCAGGAGATGCGGTATTTACTGGGGAGTTCAAACTAAACTTTGCAAGTGGCCAATGGCGCCCTGAATTTTATTTAATTACACCTTTAGTCGAAAGACGCTTAGTGCATGAGTCAGTCATGGTTGAGGAAGCACCGTTTACCTATGAACTTGAGCTCGCAAAAGAACAAAAATCAGAACATGTACTAAAAATAAAGATCGATAATACTCAGGTTGATCCAAAGACTGTCTTATTCCAAGGGAAAATCTTTTACCCTAATAATGAAGAGCAGGCTTTTTCAATTGATGCAAATGATTCCGCTAACAGAGAAATTAGATTAATTAATTATGATTGGGGGGATTACTCGGTAGAGCTGTCGGCTTTTGGTACAAATATAAATGGTCGAGAGTTTATGACAACACTAGAAAACTATACTTTTAGCATTGAGCGACCAATTGAAGAAGAAGAACAAAAAGCTGAAATAATCCCTCCAATCCAAAGTGATTTGAAACTTGATGAAATAAATAGTGAATTAATTGAGCAGCAACAAGCGTCAGAAATAGAAACCAGTAAGTTAATTTCAATAATCATAATAGGAAATGTGGTTATTTTAATACTTGGTGGGGTATTTTTTAGATTAGTGGTACAAAAGAAGCCATTATTTAAATTTAACTTCAAATTTAAAAGTAAAAAAAGCACAGCAGAGGAAGAGTTTAGTTTTGATGATTCAAATGAAAAATCAAAAAATGGTCGTAAATCAAACGATAGCGATGAAATTTTAAACCTTTCTATCTCAGATGACTAA
- a CDS encoding MBL fold metallo-hydrolase: MIIDLVLDFDIYSGSLSYITANLMLDYIDSHHLNIDWVIETHTHADHVTFSQFFKNKLGDIPVRILATPGHTPDSICILVDGNVFVGDTLFMPDGGTARCDSPDGNASQLYHSIQRIFELGDDLQLWMCHDYQPHGRELVYKTTVSEQKKYNVHLKHNTSQHDYVSLREQRDNTLSAPILLLSAIQINVNAGILPVDENNKLSFIKIPLTIA, translated from the coding sequence ATGATCATTGATCTTGTGCTTGATTTTGATATTTATTCAGGTAGTTTGAGTTATATCACAGCCAACCTGATGCTTGATTATATTGATTCCCATCATCTTAATATAGACTGGGTAATAGAGACTCATACACATGCAGATCATGTAACATTTTCGCAGTTTTTTAAAAATAAACTAGGTGATATACCGGTTCGTATTTTAGCAACACCAGGACATACTCCCGATAGCATTTGTATATTAGTTGATGGCAATGTGTTTGTTGGCGATACTTTATTTATGCCAGATGGCGGTACTGCAAGGTGTGACTCCCCTGATGGCAATGCGAGTCAGCTTTATCACTCTATACAAAGAATATTTGAACTTGGCGACGATTTACAGTTGTGGATGTGCCACGACTACCAGCCTCATGGCCGTGAACTTGTATATAAAACCACAGTCTCAGAGCAAAAAAAATATAACGTACATTTAAAACATAATACTAGCCAGCACGACTATGTATCATTAAGAGAGCAAAGAGATAATACCCTAAGCGCCCCCATATTATTACTCAGCGCCATTCAAATCAATGTTAATGCAGGCATATTACCTGTGGATGAAAATAATAAGCTTAGCTTTATAAAAATCCCTTTAACAATTGCTTAA
- a CDS encoding DUF3549 family protein produces the protein MDSNISTLADLLDAAGTQWRAYDIGRRITKINKETFSKIENAQIPYPTPLQKHALIAILFWDKKETEEPYIWFLKLPLDEESKLVQASRDHFASMVLEALGTQLTGQQDGQQLNNNPYVFTPNANKRAAFNALMKVETNKPASIYYESAQLYFSGKLGFTDWESLSLQGIADFAFRIDKTENLTSLINAFADLPVEVCSPLASMLENVEISTALTEKLVELSHIAIKNKDVPALVNYLRCLSHTKAQALLNDLIDTILNSELATNLDIILTITGRTWQSLSEPKRLHLFMDAVAHITDYPELFSGIFADLVAIPTVRPQLLALLRVENRSDALAHAIGKLFS, from the coding sequence ATGGATAGCAATATATCAACATTGGCAGATTTATTAGATGCAGCTGGTACACAATGGCGTGCGTATGACATTGGTCGCCGTATCACTAAAATTAATAAAGAAACTTTTTCAAAAATTGAAAATGCCCAGATCCCTTATCCTACTCCATTACAAAAACATGCATTAATCGCCATTCTATTTTGGGATAAAAAAGAAACTGAAGAACCCTATATTTGGTTTTTAAAACTGCCTTTGGATGAAGAAAGTAAATTAGTTCAAGCCAGCAGAGATCACTTTGCGAGCATGGTACTTGAGGCCTTAGGTACACAGTTGACCGGTCAACAAGATGGCCAACAACTCAATAATAATCCATATGTATTTACGCCAAATGCCAATAAACGTGCCGCATTTAATGCTTTAATGAAAGTAGAAACAAATAAACCTGCCTCTATTTATTATGAATCAGCACAGCTTTATTTTAGTGGTAAGTTAGGGTTTACAGACTGGGAATCACTTTCTCTTCAAGGTATTGCTGACTTTGCCTTTAGAATAGATAAAACAGAAAACCTAACAAGTCTCATTAATGCGTTTGCAGATTTACCTGTAGAGGTATGCTCTCCTCTTGCGTCTATGTTAGAAAATGTTGAAATTTCAACAGCGCTTACTGAAAAGTTGGTTGAACTGTCTCATATCGCAATCAAAAATAAAGATGTACCTGCATTAGTAAACTACCTAAGATGTTTATCTCATACTAAGGCACAAGCATTATTAAACGATTTAATTGATACCATTTTAAACTCAGAGTTAGCTACTAACCTTGATATCATTTTGACTATTACAGGTCGTACTTGGCAAAGTCTTAGCGAGCCAAAACGTTTGCATTTATTTATGGATGCAGTGGCACATATAACAGACTACCCAGAATTATTTTCAGGTATTTTTGCTGATTTAGTTGCTATTCCAACGGTTCGCCCTCAGTTATTAGCATTACTGAGAGTTGAAAATCGAAGTGATGCGTTAGCACATGCAATTGGTAAACTTTTTTCATAA
- a CDS encoding ABC transporter ATP-binding protein → MLDIKNLNHSVNDGTNEREILSDINLKLAQGQSLALMGDSGSGKTSLLNLICALEPIQQGDIYLSNTNIKNLSDKKLSLIRKNELGIIFQQFNLLTGLNVKDNIAFSAKLANKFDQQHITKLTESLSIDHLLEKYPATLSGGEIQRVAIARALAAKPKLLLADEPTGNLDIKNSNIVVDLLVNLAKTYNTALLVVTHSQQVAQKMDVMYCLVSGKLSQVHALEAKKA, encoded by the coding sequence ATGTTAGATATCAAAAACCTTAATCACTCAGTGAATGACGGTACCAATGAAAGAGAAATATTGTCTGATATTAATCTAAAGTTAGCGCAAGGGCAGTCTCTTGCATTAATGGGTGACAGCGGTAGTGGTAAAACGAGCCTTTTAAATTTAATTTGTGCTTTAGAACCAATTCAGCAGGGCGATATTTATTTATCTAATACTAATATTAAAAACCTTTCAGATAAAAAGTTAAGTTTGATCCGTAAAAATGAATTAGGCATTATTTTTCAGCAATTTAATTTACTAACAGGCTTAAATGTAAAAGATAATATTGCTTTTAGTGCCAAGTTAGCTAATAAATTTGATCAACAACATATTACAAAATTAACTGAGTCTTTATCTATAGATCACTTACTAGAAAAATACCCTGCAACTTTATCTGGTGGCGAAATCCAAAGAGTGGCAATCGCCCGTGCATTGGCTGCGAAACCAAAACTGTTATTAGCGGACGAACCAACAGGCAATCTCGATATTAAAAATAGTAACATTGTGGTGGATTTATTAGTTAATTTGGCAAAAACCTATAATACTGCGCTATTAGTCGTAACGCATAGCCAACAAGTCGCACAAAAAATGGATGTTATGTACTGCTTGGTCAGTGGTAAACTATCACAGGTACATGCCTTAGAAGCAAAGAAGGCTTAA
- a CDS encoding lipocalin-like domain-containing protein → MRLIVLIAALLILACGEDISDKNLEKNTEQKKYVSPLHRLADSTQTYQIPSIDNKINFPEAHSPKKNYRHEWWYITANLVTDDGDDIAMQWTLFRTAIKGKHWYFAHAALGSDKQHLSAFRNAREELGNLTITNNPFSASIDDWSWQSSAELLPAKLHFADFKDDNQWQVKLDLQGANQFYLQGAQGYNRKHAQLLIASHYYSQPFIKASGRIFLDGEWHNVTGNAWFDREWGSQMLAPEQQGWDWFSLRLKPELALMVYRIRSNNKDFIYASLMHDNGDIETLTPDEVKLISIISTVQSTYPNHFKIIIKKHEIDIDVKTINKDQIMRFGIEYFEGMVNFTGSHTGIGFLEMTGY, encoded by the coding sequence ATGAGATTGATAGTGTTAATAGCAGCTTTGTTGATTCTTGCGTGTGGGGAGGATATCTCAGACAAAAATTTAGAGAAAAACACAGAGCAAAAAAAGTATGTTAGTCCATTACATCGCCTAGCAGACAGCACTCAAACTTATCAAATACCATCAATTGATAATAAAATTAATTTTCCAGAAGCGCATTCACCTAAAAAGAATTATCGACATGAATGGTGGTACATTACAGCGAATTTAGTCACTGATGATGGGGATGACATTGCTATGCAATGGACTTTGTTTCGCACTGCAATCAAGGGCAAACATTGGTACTTTGCTCACGCAGCACTTGGCAGTGACAAACAACATTTATCTGCATTTAGGAATGCCCGTGAGGAACTAGGCAATCTTACTATCACTAATAACCCCTTTAGTGCTTCTATTGATGATTGGTCATGGCAATCATCAGCTGAGTTATTGCCTGCAAAACTACACTTTGCTGACTTTAAAGATGATAATCAGTGGCAAGTGAAACTGGATTTACAAGGTGCTAACCAATTCTATTTACAGGGTGCTCAAGGTTATAATAGAAAACATGCACAGCTGCTAATCGCAAGTCATTATTACTCTCAGCCATTTATCAAAGCATCAGGGCGGATATTTCTTGATGGTGAATGGCACAATGTAACAGGAAATGCATGGTTTGATAGAGAGTGGGGCTCTCAAATGTTAGCACCAGAACAACAAGGTTGGGATTGGTTTTCGCTGAGATTAAAACCTGAGTTAGCATTAATGGTTTATCGCATTCGTTCTAATAATAAAGATTTTATTTATGCCAGCTTAATGCATGATAATGGTGATATTGAAACACTCACTCCAGATGAAGTTAAGCTGATTTCAATAATAAGTACAGTTCAGAGTACTTATCCAAATCACTTTAAAATTATAATAAAAAAGCATGAAATTGATATAGATGTGAAAACAATTAACAAAGATCAAATCATGCGGTTTGGCATTGAGTATTTTGAAGGCATGGTAAATTTTACAGGTAGCCACACAGGCATAGGTTTTTTAGAAATGACAGGATATTAG
- the truC gene encoding tRNA pseudouridine(65) synthase TruC, whose amino-acid sequence MSEVINKEVIQEEVVIPKLTILYQDEYFVAIDKPAGLLVHRSFLDKHETQFAMQMLRDQIGQHVYPVHRLDRPTSGVLLFALSSESARKMNEIFIAHQVQKRYLALVRGFAPEHRLLDKPLKEQLDKIADKHANQDKPAQSAITDFKCLKQASLDIPFGKYPSIRYSLVECYPKTGRKHQIRRHLNHLTHPIIGDVNHGDNRHNHFFREHFELRRLMLFSKNLSFKHPYTDVQINIEASLGEEVLSIFKQLNWSDSELDYRQK is encoded by the coding sequence ATGAGTGAAGTGATAAATAAAGAAGTGATACAAGAAGAAGTGGTTATACCAAAGTTAACTATTTTGTATCAAGATGAATATTTTGTAGCAATAGATAAACCTGCGGGTTTATTAGTTCACCGATCTTTTTTAGATAAACATGAAACACAATTTGCTATGCAAATGTTACGCGATCAAATTGGGCAACATGTATATCCTGTTCATAGATTAGACCGTCCCACTTCAGGTGTACTTTTATTTGCCTTAAGTTCTGAGTCAGCACGTAAGATGAATGAAATTTTTATCGCGCATCAAGTACAAAAGCGCTATTTAGCATTAGTCAGAGGTTTTGCGCCTGAACATAGACTCTTAGATAAGCCATTAAAAGAGCAACTAGATAAAATAGCAGATAAACATGCAAACCAAGATAAACCAGCACAAAGCGCCATTACTGATTTTAAATGCTTAAAACAAGCGAGTTTAGATATTCCTTTTGGCAAATACCCAAGTATTCGTTATTCACTGGTTGAATGTTACCCTAAAACAGGGCGTAAACATCAGATCAGAAGGCATTTAAACCACTTAACGCATCCTATAATCGGGGATGTAAATCATGGCGATAATCGTCATAACCACTTTTTTAGAGAGCACTTTGAACTAAGACGTTTAATGTTATTTTCTAAAAATTTAAGTTTTAAACATCCCTATACAGATGTTCAGATAAATATTGAAGCTAGCTTAGGGGAAGAGGTATTATCAATTTTCAAACAATTAAATTGGTCTGACTCAGAGCTCGATTATCGCCAAAAGTAA
- a CDS encoding FtsX-like permease family protein, translating into MKQLALIFQVQFAEYKQNALLNIGFIFSLAIATSTLLSILILNHASKQQYQQANSQLESPVAQYIVPKRGNTVSAKDFAKLRQQGFNELQGVLSFRKKLINNQTVYFKAIDLLPLSITQPDIYDPTSILLSQEYVNKLNLDHSSQLQLIEQPKLTVKIIDSKLWYNVALLDIAYAWQLFPEYTGFSYLIVSEMTSNRVKSLSNSLPEHLILQQSFNIKERSGFADALHLNLTALALLGFIVSSFIAFQGANQAWHKRCEIMSQLRLLGISRFEIKLALIFEAAFLIIISSIVGVMLAFIMVSFLLPILGFTLSQLYQLQSSGHFTWDWLYLLWSVMISTLAVFLALIKQFKSINSKKISLFSKQSKVNSTDNKFFKKLLFFIILASIVFFMIPEVSWHSIMLKYGVLLIITTAILPLFLYFIFLFLNKLITGYKTNYLLQDLKNQISIRFLPLAAFYIALTTSIAAALMVASFESAFTKYLDQHLDEDLYIRFKVGEKHTIQQWLNQNTNVDEFILYIDAKALVGKDTVAVNTVNSKRQFSSIVFKSQITQPPDKVLENGCFINEQLALKRNILLSDKIKISQNTSKRSPFICTVTGIYYDYGNPSFEITLGKELAKIHLNGLKEIGFGVYFKSFDDTIIADLVEQLNIDDSQLYQPSQIKKMALKVFKQTFILTQAIAVILLSIACFGLFLSANNLELARKSQLYILISLGFSKSALFVHMLVQWLLLACGCILLSWPIASILANVLVSKVLPSSFGWSMPLLLEISSFINSSIIGLVCLVPALCLVLRKVNFKGRL; encoded by the coding sequence ATGAAGCAACTGGCGCTCATATTTCAGGTTCAATTTGCGGAATATAAGCAAAATGCACTACTCAATATTGGCTTTATTTTTAGCCTAGCAATAGCCACAAGTACTCTGTTAAGTATTTTAATTTTAAATCACGCAAGTAAACAGCAATACCAACAAGCAAATAGCCAACTTGAAAGCCCAGTCGCGCAGTATATTGTGCCAAAGCGTGGTAATACAGTGTCGGCGAAGGACTTTGCGAAGTTAAGACAGCAAGGATTTAATGAACTGCAAGGTGTATTGTCATTTCGAAAAAAGTTGATAAATAATCAAACAGTATATTTTAAGGCAATAGATTTATTACCTTTGAGCATCACACAACCTGATATTTATGATCCTACTTCAATATTATTATCCCAAGAATATGTAAATAAACTTAACTTAGATCATTCATCGCAATTACAATTAATAGAGCAACCTAAATTAACCGTAAAAATAATTGATTCTAAGTTATGGTATAATGTCGCGTTATTAGATATTGCCTATGCTTGGCAGTTATTCCCGGAATATACTGGGTTTAGTTATTTAATCGTGAGTGAAATGACATCTAATAGAGTAAAAAGTTTAAGCAATTCCCTACCAGAACACCTCATTTTACAACAATCTTTTAATATTAAAGAGCGTTCGGGCTTTGCCGATGCGTTGCATTTAAACTTAACCGCTTTAGCATTACTTGGTTTTATAGTGAGTAGCTTTATTGCTTTTCAAGGGGCAAATCAAGCTTGGCATAAGCGATGTGAAATCATGTCACAATTAAGACTATTAGGTATTTCTCGATTTGAAATTAAACTTGCTCTAATATTTGAGGCTGCATTTTTAATAATAATCTCAAGTATTGTAGGTGTGATGCTTGCTTTTATAATGGTAAGTTTTTTACTTCCCATATTAGGTTTTACTTTATCTCAATTATATCAATTGCAATCAAGTGGTCATTTTACATGGGATTGGTTGTATTTACTTTGGTCTGTGATGATATCGACACTGGCAGTTTTTTTAGCTTTAATTAAGCAATTTAAGTCAATCAACAGCAAAAAAATCTCGCTCTTTTCTAAACAAAGTAAGGTTAATTCAACTGACAATAAATTCTTTAAAAAACTATTATTTTTCATCATATTGGCTAGTATTGTGTTTTTTATGATCCCAGAAGTCAGTTGGCATTCTATTATGCTTAAATACGGGGTTTTATTAATCATTACAACAGCAATATTACCCTTATTTTTATACTTTATTTTTTTATTTTTAAATAAGTTGATAACAGGTTACAAAACAAACTATCTATTACAAGATTTAAAAAATCAGATCTCAATTCGGTTTTTGCCTTTAGCTGCATTTTATATTGCCTTAACAACAAGCATTGCTGCAGCATTAATGGTTGCGAGCTTTGAGTCCGCGTTTACTAAGTATTTAGACCAACATTTAGATGAAGATTTATATATAAGGTTTAAAGTGGGAGAAAAACACACAATACAGCAGTGGTTAAATCAAAATACCAATGTAGATGAATTTATTTTATATATAGATGCTAAAGCACTTGTTGGCAAAGATACTGTTGCAGTGAATACGGTTAATTCAAAACGGCAATTCAGCTCAATTGTATTTAAATCTCAGATCACCCAACCACCAGATAAAGTTCTAGAAAATGGCTGTTTCATAAATGAACAACTTGCACTAAAACGCAATATTTTATTGTCAGATAAAATTAAAATTTCGCAAAATACTTCAAAGCGAAGCCCATTTATATGTACGGTAACGGGTATTTATTATGATTATGGTAATCCTAGCTTTGAAATAACTTTAGGCAAAGAACTTGCAAAAATACATCTAAATGGGCTTAAAGAAATAGGTTTTGGTGTCTATTTTAAATCATTTGATGACACTATTATTGCTGATTTAGTTGAACAATTAAATATAGATGACAGCCAACTATATCAGCCATCACAAATTAAAAAAATGGCATTAAAAGTGTTTAAACAAACTTTTATTTTAACCCAAGCCATTGCTGTAATTTTATTATCTATCGCCTGTTTTGGCTTGTTTTTGTCTGCAAATAACCTTGAACTGGCAAGAAAGTCGCAACTGTATATTTTAATTAGCCTTGGGTTTAGTAAATCAGCTTTATTTGTTCATATGTTAGTGCAATGGTTATTACTTGCTTGCGGCTGTATTTTATTGAGTTGGCCTATAGCGAGCATATTAGCTAACGTCTTAGTCTCAAAGGTTTTACCTAGCTCTTTTGGTTGGTCAATGCCTTTGTTATTGGAAATATCATCATTTATAAATAGCAGCATTATAGGGTTAGTGTGTTTAGTGCCAGCTTTATGCTTAGTGCTTAGAAAAGTAAACTTTAAAGGCCGACTATGA
- the dnaQ gene encoding DNA polymerase III subunit epsilon, whose protein sequence is MDHRQIVLDTETTGIDPKQGHRIIEIGCVELINRRMTGNNFHVYINPDRPIEDEAIDVHGITNEFLRDKPRYHQVAQEFFDYIKGSELVIHNAAFDIGFMEHEFAMLNTRYPKTAEYCKIIDTLKMARDLHPGQKNNLDALCRRYDINNSKRTMHGALLDSEILTDVYLAMTGGQVNINYGMDGAKKGKEGEIIRLSADRAPLNIIRASAEELIEHESRLDVVGDACLWRQ, encoded by the coding sequence ATGGACCACAGACAAATAGTTCTTGATACAGAAACCACAGGAATAGATCCAAAACAAGGTCATAGGATCATTGAAATTGGTTGTGTAGAGCTTATCAATCGACGTATGACGGGGAATAACTTTCACGTTTATATTAATCCTGATCGCCCAATTGAAGATGAAGCTATAGATGTACATGGTATTACTAATGAATTTTTGCGTGATAAACCACGCTATCACCAAGTCGCCCAGGAGTTTTTTGATTATATAAAAGGTTCGGAGTTAGTGATCCATAATGCAGCGTTCGATATCGGATTTATGGAACATGAATTTGCTATGCTCAATACCCGTTACCCCAAAACGGCAGAGTATTGCAAAATAATTGATACCCTGAAAATGGCACGTGATTTACATCCAGGGCAAAAGAATAACTTGGATGCCTTATGTCGTCGTTACGATATCAATAATTCAAAACGTACCATGCATGGGGCTTTACTGGATTCTGAAATTCTAACCGATGTATATTTAGCCATGACAGGTGGTCAGGTAAATATTAACTATGGTATGGATGGCGCTAAAAAAGGCAAAGAGGGTGAAATCATTCGTTTATCTGCTGATAGAGCACCATTAAATATAATAAGAGCTTCAGCAGAAGAATTAATTGAGCATGAGTCAAGATTAGATGTAGTAGGTGATGCCTGTCTTTGGCGTCAATAA
- a CDS encoding flavodoxin domain-containing protein — MSQISIFVGSVYGGAQELAFTLADSLKSTKHHAEVFLPGTINDMKNASHILFVTSTTGAGDIPAELEVLYLELKNQFPLLTDIPYGIITLGDSSYGDTFCGAGKKIDILLQELQAKACIENLEIDACEDFEPEKPALVWFDSFIKAL, encoded by the coding sequence ATGTCACAAATTAGTATTTTTGTTGGTTCAGTTTATGGCGGTGCGCAAGAGCTCGCTTTCACTTTAGCTGATTCATTAAAGTCTACAAAGCATCACGCTGAGGTATTTTTACCTGGCACAATAAATGATATGAAAAATGCTTCCCATATACTGTTTGTGACTTCAACTACAGGTGCGGGAGATATCCCTGCGGAATTAGAAGTTTTATATTTAGAATTAAAGAATCAATTCCCGTTATTAACAGATATCCCTTATGGCATTATTACATTAGGCGATAGTAGTTATGGCGATACTTTTTGTGGCGCAGGAAAAAAAATAGATATCTTGTTGCAAGAGTTGCAAGCTAAAGCATGTATTGAAAACTTAGAAATAGATGCGTGTGAAGATTTTGAGCCAGAAAAACCAGCTCTAGTGTGGTTTGATTCATTTATAAAAGCACTTTAA
- a CDS encoding helix-turn-helix transcriptional regulator: protein MTKLCIRNNIRQLRFHHNEMTQQALADVIGVSRQTVIAIESAKYSPSLEVAFKISAVFKVSLEDMFIYEP, encoded by the coding sequence ATGACAAAGTTATGTATTAGAAATAATATACGCCAACTTAGGTTTCATCATAATGAAATGACACAGCAGGCATTAGCTGATGTCATAGGTGTCAGCCGTCAAACTGTAATAGCAATTGAATCTGCTAAGTATTCTCCATCTTTAGAAGTCGCCTTTAAAATATCAGCTGTATTTAAAGTGTCTTTAGAAGATATGTTTATTTATGAACCTTGA